The following are encoded in a window of Chitinophagaceae bacterium genomic DNA:
- a CDS encoding NAD(P)-dependent oxidoreductase: MKILITGANGFIGSYLAHFFLQKGYEVIATSRQFHPSTRALLKHAQLIDLDVLDTPQLQRMALQADVVIHTATANDIISKDGIKGIELSAIGTRNILDLAVKNNIPNCIVFSTLQVYGTELTGEISETSPLHFANDYGINHLLAEMYAEMYSRQGKVQTVSVRPSNVYGPVLTDAFNRWSLVPGCFCREAMGAGTITIKSSGKQTRNFIHLENLSRAVESIIKRFPDKYECYNLASSRCLMMTEVAEITRQVYEKEFQKPVQVNIEGTEPAEPNRFSINLTKLQSTGFLEDENSTLQAAISDIFKYLNSKK, encoded by the coding sequence ATGAAAATACTGATCACAGGTGCAAACGGGTTTATTGGTTCTTACCTTGCTCACTTTTTTCTGCAAAAGGGATACGAGGTCATTGCCACTTCAAGGCAATTTCATCCTTCTACCCGGGCCTTACTTAAGCATGCACAGCTAATTGACCTGGATGTACTGGATACTCCACAACTGCAACGAATGGCATTGCAGGCAGACGTTGTTATTCATACTGCTACTGCCAATGACATTATTTCAAAAGATGGCATTAAGGGAATTGAACTGTCTGCCATCGGCACCAGGAACATCCTCGACCTGGCTGTAAAGAATAATATCCCGAACTGTATTGTTTTTTCAACCCTGCAGGTATACGGAACCGAATTGACCGGCGAAATTTCTGAGACCTCCCCATTGCATTTTGCCAATGACTATGGCATCAACCACCTGCTGGCAGAAATGTATGCAGAGATGTACAGCAGGCAGGGAAAAGTACAAACGGTATCGGTTCGCCCCAGCAATGTATATGGGCCGGTGTTGACCGACGCATTCAACCGCTGGTCCCTGGTGCCGGGTTGTTTTTGCAGGGAGGCCATGGGAGCAGGAACCATTACCATCAAGTCTTCCGGTAAGCAAACGCGTAATTTTATTCACCTCGAAAACCTCAGCAGGGCTGTTGAAAGCATAATAAAGCGGTTTCCGGATAAATATGAATGCTATAACTTAGCATCTTCCCGGTGCTTAATGATGACAGAAGTGGCCGAAATAACAAGGCAGGTATATGAAAAAGAATTTCAAAAACCAGTACAGGTTAACATTGAGGGTACAGAACCGGCCGAACCAAACCGGTTCAGCATCAACTTGACCAAATTACAAAGCACTGGCTTCCTTGAAGATGAAAATTCTACTTTACAAGCTGCCATTTCAGACATATTTAAATACCTTAACTCAAAAAAATAA
- a CDS encoding cephalosporin hydroxylase family protein has product MDPISEFKNERATAQKEMLQDAELKQKSLDWMLHADKYKYTYNFTWMGRPIIKYPQDIVIMQELIWDVKPDLIIETGIAHGGSIIFSSSMMELMGNGGKVIAVDIDIRKHNRDEIEKHPMMKNITMLEGSSVDEKIVQQITDYAKNFKKVMVVLDSNHSHEHVYRELELYTPLVSLDSYILLPDTFVEFFPKGYVTNRPWDVGNNPYTAMEAYLETTDQFVKDESITNKLLITEAFGGGYLKRVK; this is encoded by the coding sequence ATGGATCCCATTTCAGAATTTAAGAACGAAAGAGCTACCGCACAAAAGGAAATGCTTCAAGATGCAGAACTAAAACAAAAGTCGCTTGACTGGATGCTTCATGCAGACAAGTATAAATACACTTACAATTTTACCTGGATGGGACGGCCCATCATTAAATACCCCCAGGACATTGTCATCATGCAGGAACTGATATGGGATGTAAAACCTGACCTGATCATCGAAACAGGGATCGCTCATGGTGGTTCAATCATATTTTCGTCCTCCATGATGGAACTCATGGGCAATGGCGGGAAAGTGATCGCCGTAGATATTGATATCCGGAAACATAACCGGGATGAGATCGAGAAGCACCCGATGATGAAGAACATTACCATGCTGGAGGGTTCCTCCGTTGATGAAAAGATCGTTCAGCAAATTACTGACTATGCTAAAAATTTCAAGAAGGTGATGGTGGTACTGGATTCAAATCATTCACACGAGCATGTGTACAGAGAACTGGAACTATATACGCCGCTGGTAAGTTTAGATTCCTACATTTTATTACCCGATACATTTGTTGAGTTTTTTCCAAAGGGTTATGTAACCAACAGACCATGGGATGTAGGCAATAATCCATATACCGCCATGGAAGCTTACTTAGAAACCACAGACCAGTTCGTAAAGGATGAAAGCATTACCAACAAATTACTGATCACGGAGGCATTCGGTGGCGGGTACCTAAAAAGAGTCAAGTAA
- a CDS encoding acyltransferase: protein MQHVEKINLLAYYLFKYPYYKLSFGAIGSSTRLINTQVDGYARIFIGSKVYINNAGWLACAPLTGDTNARLSIGDGCYIGRFCHLYATSKIEIGKKVLMADKVYISDNLHSYENIELPVIDQPIKQTEAVIIGDGAWLGENVCIIGASVGKNSVIGSNSVVTKSIPDHCVAIGSPAVIIKRYNFETKQWQKTDKEGGFI from the coding sequence ATTCAGCATGTTGAAAAAATAAACCTGTTGGCCTACTATTTATTCAAGTACCCGTACTACAAATTGTCGTTTGGCGCCATTGGTTCATCCACCCGGCTCATCAACACACAGGTTGACGGGTACGCAAGGATATTCATTGGCTCAAAAGTTTATATAAACAATGCCGGTTGGCTGGCCTGCGCTCCTTTAACAGGAGATACCAATGCCCGGCTCAGTATCGGCGATGGCTGTTACATCGGGCGTTTCTGTCACCTATACGCAACGTCAAAGATCGAGATCGGCAAAAAGGTATTGATGGCCGATAAGGTTTATATCAGCGACAACCTCCACAGCTATGAGAACATTGAACTGCCGGTCATTGACCAGCCCATAAAACAAACGGAGGCTGTGATCATTGGCGATGGCGCCTGGCTGGGTGAGAATGTGTGTATCATCGGTGCCAGTGTAGGAAAGAACAGCGTGATCGGATCAAACTCCGTTGTAACAAAGAGCATCCCCGACCACTGTGTGGCCATCGGTTCGCCGGCAGTAATCATCAAACGGTATAATTTCGAAACAAAACAATGGCAGAAGACAGATAAAGAGGGCGGGTTTATCTGA